One stretch of Commensalibacter melissae DNA includes these proteins:
- a CDS encoding NAD(P)/FAD-dependent oxidoreductase: protein MIRVTEVKLPLDHDEADLKQALYNRLKQFPSEYKVIRRGYDARRRGDIQLVYTIDCSIDNEEEFLRNHSLDRNLSKTPEVRYQFVMSRQTGEKIASQASYVRPIVIGAGPCGFMAGLLLAQMGLRPLILERGKAVRERTVDTFAFWRQSKFNPDSNVQYGEGGAGTFSDGKLHTQISDPYHYGHKVLTEFVRAGAPEEILYVSKPHIGTFRLVSMVEKIRQEIESFGGQYRFNTYVQKILMNKNRQIVGVRLVDGQEIQTNHIILATGHSAREMMHALYEDGVEIQAKPFSVGVRIEHPQTLIDKARFGSQAGHQLLGAADYKLVHHDADKRGVYSFCMCPGGTVIAAASEEGGIVTNGMSQYSRAERNANAAIVVGVKPERDYAGHPLAGIAFQRDLERKAFQLGGANYKAPVQRVEDFLLGRATRTLGLVVPSYKPGVEPDDLAEILPSFVINGIREALPAFNRKLSGFNFADAVMTGVETRTSSPVRIPRMDDGQSVNTSGLYPAGEGAGYAGGIMSAAIDGIKIAEKVAQNIHDNHQ, encoded by the coding sequence ATGATTAGAGTTACAGAAGTGAAACTGCCCTTGGATCATGATGAAGCAGATTTGAAACAGGCCTTGTATAATCGTCTAAAACAATTTCCCAGCGAGTATAAGGTAATAAGGCGGGGATATGATGCACGCCGACGGGGGGACATTCAACTGGTGTATACCATTGACTGTTCCATTGATAATGAAGAGGAATTTTTACGCAATCATTCCCTGGATCGCAATTTATCAAAAACACCAGAGGTTCGGTATCAGTTCGTGATGTCCCGGCAGACTGGTGAAAAAATTGCTAGTCAGGCCAGCTATGTTCGTCCTATCGTTATTGGTGCGGGGCCTTGCGGGTTTATGGCGGGATTGTTACTGGCACAGATGGGTTTGCGTCCTTTGATTCTTGAACGTGGGAAAGCGGTCAGGGAAAGAACGGTCGACACTTTTGCATTTTGGCGTCAGTCAAAATTCAATCCTGACAGCAATGTCCAATATGGAGAGGGAGGTGCGGGAACCTTTTCCGATGGCAAACTTCATACGCAGATCAGTGATCCGTATCATTATGGTCACAAGGTCTTGACAGAATTTGTCAGGGCAGGTGCGCCAGAGGAAATTCTTTATGTATCCAAACCCCATATTGGTACGTTTCGGTTGGTCAGTATGGTTGAGAAAATTCGTCAGGAAATAGAATCTTTTGGTGGTCAGTACCGGTTTAATACTTATGTACAAAAGATTTTGATGAATAAAAATCGCCAGATTGTCGGGGTTCGATTGGTGGATGGGCAGGAAATACAGACAAATCACATTATTCTTGCGACTGGACACAGTGCGCGGGAGATGATGCATGCCCTTTATGAGGATGGCGTGGAGATTCAGGCAAAACCTTTTTCTGTTGGTGTCAGAATTGAGCATCCGCAAACCCTGATTGATAAGGCCCGTTTTGGTTCACAGGCGGGACATCAGCTGTTGGGGGCGGCCGATTATAAATTGGTGCATCATGATGCAGACAAACGGGGGGTTTATTCCTTTTGTATGTGTCCGGGGGGAACGGTGATTGCGGCGGCCTCGGAAGAGGGGGGGATAGTGACAAACGGAATGAGCCAGTATTCCAGGGCGGAAAGAAATGCCAATGCTGCAATCGTGGTGGGTGTTAAGCCTGAACGGGATTATGCAGGCCATCCCCTGGCGGGTATCGCCTTCCAGAGAGATCTGGAGCGGAAAGCCTTTCAGCTGGGGGGTGCGAATTACAAAGCGCCGGTTCAGCGGGTGGAGGATTTTTTGCTTGGAAGGGCAACCCGGACATTGGGTTTGGTTGTTCCCTCTTATAAACCGGGGGTGGAACCCGATGATCTTGCGGAGATATTGCCTTCATTTGTTATCAATGGAATACGGGAGGCATTACCGGCATTTAATCGTAAATTGTCCGGATTCAATTTTGCTGATGCTGTAATGACTGGTGTGGAAACGCGAACATCCTCGCCAGTTCGTATTCCAAGAATGGATGATGGGCAAAGTGTCAATACTTCCGGACTTTATCCTGCGGGAGAGGGGGCTGGATATGCGGGCGGTATCATGTCTGCGGCCATTGACGGGATAAAGATTGCCGAAAAAGTTGCCCAGAATATCCACGACAATCATCAGTAG
- the gatC gene encoding Asp-tRNA(Asn)/Glu-tRNA(Gln) amidotransferase subunit GatC produces the protein MKIVQRVAKLSALAVKEKEVATYARDLGGIIHWVEQLNELDVSAVEPMVGAENAQLRMREDEVTDGNCREAVLSNAPERIADFYAVPKVVE, from the coding sequence ATGAAGATTGTCCAACGGGTCGCTAAATTATCTGCACTTGCCGTCAAGGAAAAAGAAGTGGCAACCTATGCCCGGGATTTGGGGGGTATAATACACTGGGTTGAGCAGTTGAACGAGCTGGATGTTTCTGCGGTTGAACCAATGGTTGGGGCAGAAAATGCACAATTGAGAATGCGTGAGGATGAGGTCACTGATGGCAATTGCCGTGAGGCTGTTTTATCCAATGCTCCAGAACGTATCGCCGATTTTTATGCTGTTCCGAAAGTGGTTGAATAA
- a CDS encoding YnfA family protein — MKSLFFYCIAAFAEIAGCFSFWVWARLGKSPLWLVPGMASLAFFALMLTLVEVDLAGRAYAVYGGIYILCSLFWLWIVENTRPDRWDILGMLICLAGVSIILFMPRG, encoded by the coding sequence ATGAAATCCCTGTTTTTTTATTGTATTGCGGCTTTTGCCGAGATTGCCGGTTGCTTTTCTTTTTGGGTATGGGCACGGTTGGGGAAGTCGCCCTTGTGGCTCGTGCCCGGAATGGCCAGTTTGGCATTTTTTGCCCTGATGCTGACGTTGGTGGAGGTTGATCTGGCGGGGCGTGCCTATGCTGTATATGGTGGAATTTATATTTTATGTTCCCTGTTCTGGTTATGGATTGTTGAAAATACACGACCGGATCGGTGGGATATTCTGGGAATGCTGATTTGTTTGGCTGGAGTATCCATTATCTTGTTCATGCCCAGGGGGTGA
- a CDS encoding GNAT family N-acetyltransferase produces the protein MKIHAAQLADLDQIMAIQMLCYYAIEPESRLSMASKIIASPDTCFVVKERDMVRGYLLAIPVMSGETPALDSEACDLAGGADCLYLHDLAVHPESRGLGVGCILVRQFMNIAHKKKFRHASLVSIQDSFRFWQKQGFEAIVPPEKLQSKLMTYGQDAVYMEKLLIGIPQE, from the coding sequence ATGAAAATTCATGCCGCTCAATTGGCTGATCTTGATCAGATAATGGCCATTCAAATGTTATGTTATTATGCGATTGAGCCTGAATCACGGCTTTCTATGGCTTCAAAAATCATTGCCAGTCCTGATACCTGTTTTGTGGTGAAAGAGCGAGATATGGTCAGGGGGTATTTGCTGGCCATTCCCGTCATGTCGGGTGAAACTCCCGCCCTGGATAGCGAAGCTTGCGATTTGGCAGGAGGGGCGGATTGCCTTTATCTGCATGATTTGGCCGTTCATCCAGAATCAAGAGGGCTGGGAGTTGGATGTATTTTGGTGCGGCAATTCATGAATATTGCTCATAAGAAAAAATTCCGTCATGCATCCCTTGTTTCCATTCAGGATTCCTTCCGTTTTTGGCAGAAACAGGGATTTGAGGCAATTGTTCCCCCCGAAAAGTTGCAGAGTAAATTGATGACCTATGGTCAGGATGCAGTTTATATGGAAAAACTTCTGATTGGCATTCCTCAGGAGTAG
- a CDS encoding DUF3892 domain-containing protein, with protein sequence MMNKWVDYVITEVRYNNERSHIVAFKCWRHIGAELIGPDIRSRADIINAIDNENLVFITEYKGEDGKWEKGGDVGIVMVGNEKFLRTDANPETRDNLGNLPEL encoded by the coding sequence ATGATGAATAAATGGGTGGATTACGTAATTACCGAAGTAAGATACAATAATGAACGTTCACATATCGTTGCATTCAAGTGCTGGCGACATATCGGGGCCGAACTGATCGGCCCGGATATACGGTCAAGGGCTGATATCATTAATGCCATTGACAATGAGAACCTGGTTTTTATCACCGAATATAAGGGTGAGGATGGGAAATGGGAAAAGGGTGGTGATGTCGGTATTGTAATGGTTGGAAATGAAAAATTCCTGCGAACCGATGCCAATCCGGAAACCCGTGACAATCTGGGAAATTTGCCCGAATTGTAA
- the gatA gene encoding Asp-tRNA(Asn)/Glu-tRNA(Gln) amidotransferase subunit GatA produces the protein MLTEMTITDAVEGLRQKKFSAEELTRDHLKAVGQLNSRINAYITVTEEVALGQARVADEKLASGDAPVLTGIPLAIKDLFCTRDIPTTAASRILENFVPPYESTVTSNLLRNGAVFLGKTNLDEFAMGSGNLNSAFGAVENPWKRKNDDAFLVPGGSSGGSAAAVAARMALGATGTDTGGSIRQPAAYCGITGIKPTYGRCSRWGIIAFASSLDQAGPMAKTVEDCAILLQSMAGFDPKDSTSVDRAVPDYRAACNRSLKGLRVGIPEEYRAPGMSSEIEAIWQQGIDWLKEAGCEIVDVSLPHTKYGLATYYIIAPAEASSNLARYDGVRYGRRVSGKSLEELYANTRGEGFGTEVKRRILMGTYVLSAGYYDAYYLRAQKVRKLIYQDFMNAYEKVDVLLTPTAPSAAFAKGEHQDDPVQMYLNDIFTVPASMAGVPGLALPAGLNDQGLPLGLQLLGRPFDEETLIAVGSAMEKAANFTYKPAIRSGVSL, from the coding sequence ATGCTGACAGAAATGACGATTACAGACGCGGTCGAGGGCCTGCGTCAAAAGAAATTCAGCGCGGAGGAATTGACACGGGATCATCTGAAAGCGGTTGGTCAGTTAAACAGCCGGATCAATGCCTATATCACGGTAACGGAAGAGGTCGCCCTTGGTCAGGCTAGGGTGGCAGATGAAAAACTGGCTTCGGGGGATGCGCCGGTACTGACCGGTATTCCTTTGGCGATCAAGGATCTTTTTTGTACAAGGGATATTCCAACAACCGCCGCCAGCCGTATCTTGGAAAATTTTGTTCCACCCTATGAAAGTACGGTGACCTCGAATTTATTGAGGAATGGAGCCGTTTTTTTGGGCAAGACCAATCTTGATGAATTCGCAATGGGATCCGGCAACCTGAATTCGGCATTCGGTGCCGTTGAAAATCCATGGAAACGCAAAAATGATGATGCGTTTCTGGTTCCCGGCGGCTCTTCTGGTGGTTCCGCGGCTGCCGTGGCGGCGCGGATGGCTCTGGGGGCAACTGGAACGGATACGGGTGGCTCCATTCGTCAGCCGGCAGCATATTGCGGTATCACCGGAATCAAGCCAACCTATGGGCGATGCAGTCGTTGGGGCATTATTGCCTTTGCCAGCTCGCTTGATCAGGCTGGGCCCATGGCAAAAACCGTTGAGGATTGTGCAATCTTGTTGCAATCAATGGCCGGTTTTGATCCAAAAGACAGCACAAGCGTGGACAGGGCGGTTCCGGATTATCGTGCAGCCTGTAACCGTTCATTGAAGGGGTTGCGTGTGGGTATTCCAGAAGAATATCGCGCTCCTGGCATGTCATCTGAAATAGAGGCAATCTGGCAGCAGGGAATTGACTGGTTGAAAGAGGCCGGTTGCGAGATCGTGGATGTTTCCCTGCCTCATACTAAATACGGATTGGCCACCTATTATATCATTGCCCCTGCTGAAGCCTCATCTAATCTGGCCCGTTATGACGGGGTGCGCTATGGTCGCCGTGTCAGTGGAAAAAGTCTTGAGGAACTCTATGCGAATACACGCGGAGAGGGTTTTGGTACAGAGGTGAAACGCCGTATTTTGATGGGTACTTATGTGTTGTCGGCCGGTTATTACGATGCCTATTATCTCCGGGCGCAGAAGGTTCGCAAACTTATCTATCAGGATTTCATGAATGCCTATGAAAAGGTGGATGTTCTCTTGACACCAACGGCACCATCAGCCGCTTTTGCCAAAGGTGAACATCAGGATGATCCCGTACAAATGTATCTGAATGATATTTTCACCGTTCCCGCCAGTATGGCCGGAGTGCCTGGTCTGGCCTTGCCGGCCGGGTTAAATGACCAGGGTCTTCCCCTGGGTTTGCAGTTGCTGGGTCGTCCATTTGATGAGGAGACCCTGATTGCTGTTGGGTCAGCAATGGAAAAAGCTGCCAATTTCACATATAAACCCGCCATTCGTTCTGGAGTTTCCCTATGA